Proteins encoded together in one Telopea speciosissima isolate NSW1024214 ecotype Mountain lineage chromosome 6, Tspe_v1, whole genome shotgun sequence window:
- the LOC122663997 gene encoding uroporphyrinogen decarboxylase 1, chloroplastic isoform X2, translating to MLIFFGSTLSQGCKRISCQSASNMDDAASRKPWNAFHPDGVIIFSDILTPLPAFGVPFDIEEVRGPVIQSPISSEEGLKALHPIDLEKLHFVGDSLRILRQEVGGKAAILGFVGAPWTIATYIVEGGTTRTYKTIKSMCHTAPHVLKALLSHLTQAISDYIIFQVDSGAQCVQIFDSWGGQLPPNMWELWSKPYIEQIVNAVRKKRPQTPLVLYINGNGGLLERMQGTGVDVIGLDWTVDMADGRRRLGSGITIQGNVDPAYLFSPHSVLTDEIQRVVRCAGSRGHILNLGHGVLVGTPEESVAHFFDVARSLKYETFGEDCMEEKLKSVV from the exons ATGCTTATCTTCTTCGG ATCCACTCTTAGTCAAGGCTGCAAGAGGATATCCTGTCAGTCGGCCTCCAACATGGATGATGCGGCAAGCAGGAAG CCTTGGAATGCTTTCCATCCTGATGGGGTCATTATTTTCTCTGACATACTTACCCCTCTACCTGCATTTGGCGTCCCCTTTGACATAGAAGAAGTAAGGGGCCCTGTTATTCAGTCTCCAATTTCTTCTGAAGAGGGATTGAAAGCCTTGCATCCCATTGACTTGGAGAAACTTCATTTTGTGGGAGACTCACTAAGAATATTACGGCAGGAG GTTGGGGGGAAAGCTGCAATCCTGGGTTTCGTGGGGGCTCCATGGACAATTGCTACATATATAGTGGAGGGGGGTACTACTCGCACGTATAAAACCATAAAAAGCATGTGCCATACTGCACCGCATGTATTGAAGGCCCTTCTATCTCATCTAACGCAGGCAATATCTGACTATATCATTTTCCAAGTAGATTCTGGGGCTCAGTGTGTACAAATCTTTGATTCATGGGGTGGACAGCTACCACCTAATATGTGGGAGCTTTGGTCAAAACCTTATATTGAACAG ATTGTGAATGCAGTGAGGAAGAAGCGCCCTCAAACACCTCTAGTCCTCTACATCAATGGCAATGGTGGCCTTCTTGAGCGCATGCAAGGAACTGGGGTTGATGTTATCGGTCTTGATTGGACGGTGGATATGGCAGATGGGAGGAGACGACTGGGTAGTGGAATCACTATTCAGGGAAATGTTGACCCAGCCTACCTGTTTTCTCCACATTCTGTCTTGACAGATGAAATCCAAAG GGTTGTGAGATGCGCTGGCTCAAGGGGACACATCCTCAATCTTGGGCATGGTGTGCTCGTTGGAACTCCTGAAGAATCTGTTGCCCATTTCTTTGATGTTGCAAGAAGCTTGAAGTATGAAACTTTTGGTGAAGACTGTATGGAGGAGAAACTCAAATCGGTAGTTTGA
- the LOC122663997 gene encoding uroporphyrinogen decarboxylase 1, chloroplastic isoform X1 — MSVPSLTSSRCCSIGWNSSSFFVQLGFPPHGDTEIRGYPKRRFSQKRFPRACLSSSDPLLVKAARGYPVSRPPTWMMRQAGRYMAVYRKLAEKYPSFRERSETIDLIVEISLQPWNAFHPDGVIIFSDILTPLPAFGVPFDIEEVRGPVIQSPISSEEGLKALHPIDLEKLHFVGDSLRILRQEVGGKAAILGFVGAPWTIATYIVEGGTTRTYKTIKSMCHTAPHVLKALLSHLTQAISDYIIFQVDSGAQCVQIFDSWGGQLPPNMWELWSKPYIEQIVNAVRKKRPQTPLVLYINGNGGLLERMQGTGVDVIGLDWTVDMADGRRRLGSGITIQGNVDPAYLFSPHSVLTDEIQRVVRCAGSRGHILNLGHGVLVGTPEESVAHFFDVARSLKYETFGEDCMEEKLKSVV, encoded by the exons ATGAGTGTCCCTTCTCTAACAAG TAGCCGTTGTTGCTCGATTGGTTGGAACTCTTCGAGCTTCTTCGTGCAGCTAGGATTTCCCCCACATGGCGATACAGAAATTAGAGGATACCCAAAAAGGAGATTTAGTCAGAAGAGATTTCCCAGGGCATGCTTATCTTCTTCGG ATCCACTCTTAGTCAAGGCTGCAAGAGGATATCCTGTCAGTCGGCCTCCAACATGGATGATGCGGCAAGCAGGAAGGTATATGGCTGTTTATAGAAAGCTTGCAGAGAAATACCCATCCTTCAGAGAGAGGTCAGAGACAATTGATCTCATTGTGGAAATTTCTTTGCAGCCTTGGAATGCTTTCCATCCTGATGGGGTCATTATTTTCTCTGACATACTTACCCCTCTACCTGCATTTGGCGTCCCCTTTGACATAGAAGAAGTAAGGGGCCCTGTTATTCAGTCTCCAATTTCTTCTGAAGAGGGATTGAAAGCCTTGCATCCCATTGACTTGGAGAAACTTCATTTTGTGGGAGACTCACTAAGAATATTACGGCAGGAG GTTGGGGGGAAAGCTGCAATCCTGGGTTTCGTGGGGGCTCCATGGACAATTGCTACATATATAGTGGAGGGGGGTACTACTCGCACGTATAAAACCATAAAAAGCATGTGCCATACTGCACCGCATGTATTGAAGGCCCTTCTATCTCATCTAACGCAGGCAATATCTGACTATATCATTTTCCAAGTAGATTCTGGGGCTCAGTGTGTACAAATCTTTGATTCATGGGGTGGACAGCTACCACCTAATATGTGGGAGCTTTGGTCAAAACCTTATATTGAACAG ATTGTGAATGCAGTGAGGAAGAAGCGCCCTCAAACACCTCTAGTCCTCTACATCAATGGCAATGGTGGCCTTCTTGAGCGCATGCAAGGAACTGGGGTTGATGTTATCGGTCTTGATTGGACGGTGGATATGGCAGATGGGAGGAGACGACTGGGTAGTGGAATCACTATTCAGGGAAATGTTGACCCAGCCTACCTGTTTTCTCCACATTCTGTCTTGACAGATGAAATCCAAAG GGTTGTGAGATGCGCTGGCTCAAGGGGACACATCCTCAATCTTGGGCATGGTGTGCTCGTTGGAACTCCTGAAGAATCTGTTGCCCATTTCTTTGATGTTGCAAGAAGCTTGAAGTATGAAACTTTTGGTGAAGACTGTATGGAGGAGAAACTCAAATCGGTAGTTTGA